In the genome of Notamacropus eugenii isolate mMacEug1 chromosome 7, mMacEug1.pri_v2, whole genome shotgun sequence, the window GTTTCAGTAATGGCTCTGGTTATGCTAAATAATAAAGCTGGTGGGTCTGATGGCCCCCATGTGAGAGGTGGCACCCCGGCTGTGCCCAGCCATGGAGAACAAGGACTGGCTCTGTGACTTGGCTCACAAGCCATAGGGGAGGTACGGAGTGATGCTGCAaaggtgagggaaggagggaatctTCTTGCCAGTCATCGGCCAGGTACCCTTTTCTAGTCTTTGAGGAATAAAGGACACATACGCTGTAGGATCACATTAGATTCCTTTTCAGTGAACATCATCGTATTTAAGTTTATGAGgaatcaataaaaataacagtCTGGCTAAACAAACGGTTGTTCTCCAGGATGGGATTTTTGTTTGTGTGAACAGTGAGAGAATGATTTAACTGGGAACAGGGTTGGCCGCCCTCCGTCCTGTTTGCTTACTTAAATTTGAAAGTGGCATTTAAGACCTCGAGTCTGCTGGGGGCGGAGGCATTTTCAGAGGGCATCCCTGGCAGACGAGGAGGACGCTGGGCGGGGGTGGGGGCCGCCAGCCGTCTTAGGCTGCCCCCAATCTCTCCAAGGTGCCCCCCAGCAAGGGGCAGGCGCGTGTTCCGCAGACGTGGCTTCTTTGGGGGAGGGCAGGCATCCTGGGCCAGGCTGGGGCCCTGGGGTAACTGTTCTGGGCTCAGAGGCTGGCATTCCTCCTTGGAAGGGGGCTGGCTGCGCCCTCCCGGGCCATTGCTGACAGCTTTCCCGTCCTCACCTGCCCGGAGCTGCCCTTGCCCTGGCTCCCCTCGGGCGGCTTCCTCTGCCCCCACCCCGTGCCTGGAGAAGGCTCGGCCTCGGTGCCCGGCGCCCCTCCCGCAGCGGAGAGTCCTCCCCCGCCCCTGCACCCCCCCATTCCCCCCCCCCAGCCGGGGGCGGCCGGGGCGGGGCAGGGCGGaagctcctcccctccctcccctctcccctccccctctccccatcctccctccctccctccccccctcccctccctccgccCGCCCCCCGCCCGCGTGCGCGCTGACGTGCGACGCCCGCGGCTGCCATTGGCTCATTTCAATAGTCGCGGGCCGCTTGAACCGCGGTGAGCAGAGCCCGGGGCCGCGGCCTGGGCAGCGGCTGGAGGCGGGAGCTGCTGCGGCCGCGCGGGGCCTAGCGCGTGTCGGTGCGCGGTGCGGCCGGCCCGGAGTGCGCCGAGGGCCCGGAGGGAGCGGAGGGGAGCGGAGCGGAGCGGAGAGCGCGGGCCCGGGCCCGGCAGGCTGGCCCCCCGCCATGCTGGGCCACACGGCGGCGGGGCCCCGGGCCGCCGGCCCCGacgagaaccaggagaacgtgcACCCGGACAAGCGCGGCGGCGCCGAGCCCGCCAGGACGCGCACCGTGCTGGGCGTGCTGCGGGCCAACGTGCGGGCCCCGGGCCCGGGCCCCGGCCTCGGGCCGGCGGCCGCCCTGGCCCCGCAGAAGTCCAAGAGCCGCAGGGTGAGGCGCGGGGCAGGGTAGGCGcgggccggggggggggggggggcggtgcgGGCGGAACCCCCGAGGCCCCGCGTTCCTGCGCGGGCGGGACCTGAGCGCGCGCGGGCTCCGGGGGGGGTGGGGGCCCCCGGGAGAGCTCGGAGCCCTCGGGCGTGCCGGCGTTTGCGCGGGATCGCTGCGGGAGCCGGCGCggcgcctcccctccccccaggaagTGGCAGCTGTCAAGCGCGGGGCGTGGGGCCCCGTGCCGGCCGGGGTGCCCGGGGTGCCCGGGGCTCGGCGTCACCCGCCCGCCCGCCTTTGCAGGTGGCTGCGCCCCTCCGGGATGTCCTGCTCCAGGATGAGCAGCCTCCCGTCCCGCCCTGGAACGCCCCCGGCAAGCAGCCCGCTTTCACCATTCACGTGGACGAGCCCCAGGCCGGCCCTGGCCAGAAGGCCGCCGGCCCCGGGAAGGACGACCTGGAGGACCAGGCGCTGGCCTTGCAGTCCGCCACGTCCCTGCAGGACGCCCGCAGGCCCCTGGTGCCCCTGGACTACCCCATGGACGGCAGCTTCGGTAAGGGcgcggggtggggtggggtgggcacCGGGGAGGGGCCGGGCCAGGGAGCGGGCACCCCGGAGGGGCCGGGGCCGGGAGCGGGGGCAGTGGGCACCCCGGAGGGGCCGGGGCCGGGAGCGGGGGCAGTGGGCACCCCGgaggggccggggccggggccgggagCGGGGGCAGTGGGCACCCCGGAGGGGCCGGGGCAGGGAGCGGGGGCAGTGGGCATCGCGGAGGGGCCGGCAGAGCCGGACTTGCCCAGCCCTGGGAGCCAAGTTGTCTGTTCCCAGACCCTGCTGAGGTTGGGAGCCTGCCATGGCTCAGGCTGCGCAGAGTGCCCCCAAAACGTGGGGCGCACAGGAGAGCTTGGGCAGGGAGGGTGGTCTCCTCCCACCTGGGCTTCCCCGAGGCTCCCACAGAACTTAGGGCTATACAGCCGGTAGAATTGCTAGAGGCAGCAGAAGATCCGAGTTCAAGTCCGGCCCCTTCggccaccctgggcaagtcatttcgcTTCTCAGCTCCGGCGTCTTCAGCTGTGAGGTGGGCATCACCACCACACGGggctcccagggctgttgtgagtaCGGGAGGAGACAGCGTTTGTGAAGCGTGGTTAACGCGGTGCCACCTAAATGCGCAGTTGTTGTTGTTGCCTATGAAGTCAGCTACGCCGCCCGACAGAATTACTCCTGGACAGCGGCCGTGTGCCGGGACTGACTTGATGGACAGCCCTTCTCAGCAGTGCCAGGCCCTAAAACGTTTCCAAAGGACCCACGATGGAAAATGCCCTCCACACCAGAGAAAGATCTGTGAAGTCAGACTACAAAACCAAGCcactgtgtttttgttttttctttctcatggtttctcccattcattctaattcttctacacaaaaagactaatgtgaaaatatatttaataggaatgtatatatagggcccatatcagattgcaagctgtcttggggaggagggaggggagcgagggagagaaaatttaaaacttactgaagtgaatgttgaaaacttaaaaaaaaaccaaaaaaaccactCACCAAGCAGGATAGTGTCCGTTCCATTGGGGTCTGTAAGATTTTATGCTAGTGCTATGACCTTGCATGCCTTCActtgtgaacctcagtttccttgttcaGAGAATGGGAATGTTGGTGATTCTCACTGAAGTGAAGAAAGCCCTTGGTAAAGCTAAAGCGCTATTGAAATCCAGGTTGTCGGTGTTATTACTAGAGATGCCCAGAAAGAGGATTGATGGCATTTATATGAATTCCATTTACCAGGGTCACGGGTTGACTGGGGTCAACCACCTGACTTTCTGCCCTTTAAACACTTAAAATGAACCTTTGCTCTGTCTCTTCTGAAATTTCCTCAGAATCTCCCCTTACTATGGACATGTCAGTGGTGCTGGAACCGGAGGAAAAGCCACCAAATGTCAATGAAGTCCCTGACTACCATGAAGACATCTATCTGTACCTTAGGGAGATGGAGGTAAAACTGAGTTTGTGAAGGGATGACTTGCTAGTCAGAACAGCGCACAGGGTCCAGCTGCCCTGACCCTCAGCTGCTGGCTTCTCTTACCAGGTTAAGTGTAAGCCCAAGGTGGGCTACATGAAGAAGCAGCCCGACATCACCAACAGCATGCGTGCCATTTTGGTGGACTGGctggtggaggtgggggaagagtaCAAGCTCCAGAACGAGACTCTCCACTTGGCTGTGAACTACATTGACAGGTTCCTGTCCTCCATGTCTGTGCTTCGGGGGAAGCTTCAGCTGGTGGGGACGGCTGCCATGCTCCTCGCCTCGTAAGTCAACCCCTGGGGTGGGAGGCAGGATTAAACAACTTACTGGTCACCTCCGGAACCAGGCCTGCTTGCAGGGGTG includes:
- the CCNA2 gene encoding cyclin-A2, which translates into the protein MLGHTAAGPRAAGPDENQENVHPDKRGGAEPARTRTVLGVLRANVRAPGPGPGLGPAAALAPQKSKSRRVAAPLRDVLLQDEQPPVPPWNAPGKQPAFTIHVDEPQAGPGQKAAGPGKDDLEDQALALQSATSLQDARRPLVPLDYPMDGSFESPLTMDMSVVLEPEEKPPNVNEVPDYHEDIYLYLREMEVKCKPKVGYMKKQPDITNSMRAILVDWLVEVGEEYKLQNETLHLAVNYIDRFLSSMSVLRGKLQLVGTAAMLLASKFEEIYPPEVAEFVYITDDTYTKKQVLRMEHLVLKVLAFDLAAPTINQFLTQYFLHQQHANSKVESLAMFLGELSLIDADPYLKYLPSVTAGAAFHIALYTITGKSWPESLIQQTGYTLESLKPCLMDLHQTYLRAPQHAQQSIREKYKTPKYHGVSLINPPETLNL